A genomic window from Synechococcus sp. CBW1107 includes:
- a CDS encoding DOMON-like domain-containing protein yields the protein MMASGPEDPEIAWQSFVLQPFQSGDLPPGPRPAGSASPGTGLELSGRIRCRGGALELCLRIGGDLKSVALPESSTRPERRDDLWRSTCFELFLAAEGQPEYREVNLSPAGHWNVYRFCGYRHGMETEPSLRALPFAIRSGPGVVELELAWPLPDDLRSSPSALVAGVCAVIEQQQGQLSYWAVIHPGKEADFHRRDGLVLRL from the coding sequence ATGATGGCCTCCGGACCTGAGGACCCTGAGATCGCCTGGCAGTCGTTCGTCCTGCAACCGTTCCAATCCGGAGATCTGCCGCCAGGCCCAAGGCCAGCCGGTTCCGCTTCCCCGGGCACCGGCCTGGAGCTGAGCGGGCGGATCCGCTGCCGGGGTGGGGCCCTGGAGTTGTGTCTGCGCATTGGCGGCGATCTGAAGTCGGTGGCGCTGCCTGAGTCCTCAACCCGGCCCGAGCGCCGCGATGACCTCTGGCGCAGCACCTGTTTCGAGCTGTTTCTGGCAGCGGAGGGGCAGCCGGAGTACCGGGAAGTGAACCTGTCACCGGCCGGCCACTGGAACGTCTACCGCTTCTGCGGTTACCGCCATGGGATGGAGACCGAGCCCTCCCTGCGGGCGTTGCCCTTCGCGATCAGGTCAGGCCCCGGGGTCGTGGAGCTGGAGCTGGCCTGGCCGCTGCCGGATGACCTTCGCTCCTCCCCTTCTGCCCTGGTGGCTGGGGTCTGTGCGGTGATCGAGCAACAGCAGGGACAGCTCAGTTACTGGGCCGTGATCCACCCGGGCAAGGAAGCCGACTTTCACAGGCGTGACGGCCTGGTGCTGCGCCTCTGA
- a CDS encoding YraN family protein gives MTQSRTQRARSRSALPGAWAEQRAWRLLRQRGWRRLSSRWSCRWGELDLVVTKPGRLLVVEVKGRRRCGVDGWGVAALGTSKRRRLARAVSCWLAEHPEQAQHTLEVVCALVPLPPTAGAVRWLPLETLAAAQGEG, from the coding sequence TTGACCCAGAGCAGAACGCAACGCGCCCGAAGCCGCAGCGCACTGCCCGGGGCCTGGGCCGAGCAGCGCGCCTGGCGCCTGTTGCGCCAGCGGGGCTGGCGGCGCCTCTCCAGCCGCTGGAGTTGCCGCTGGGGTGAGCTGGACCTGGTGGTGACCAAGCCAGGCCGGCTGCTGGTGGTGGAGGTGAAGGGGCGCCGACGCTGCGGCGTCGATGGCTGGGGCGTGGCCGCCCTCGGAACGAGCAAACGCCGGCGGCTGGCCAGGGCGGTGAGCTGCTGGCTGGCGGAGCATCCCGAGCAGGCTCAGCACACCCTGGAGGTGGTCTGTGCCCTGGTGCCCCTGCCACCGACGGCCGGTGCCGTGCGCTGGCTGCCGCTGGAGACACTTGCGGCGGCTCAGGGGGAGGGCTGA
- a CDS encoding ATP-binding cassette domain-containing protein, with the protein MIEARGLGKCFRVADKSPGLAGTLRHFFARRFKDIPAVRDVSFSIEPGEVVGFLGGNGAGKTTTLKMLTGLIEPSAGEVRVAGFRPFRRQTAFLRTITLVMGQKQQLIWDLPPLDSLRVNAAVYGISDAEARRRIDELAEMLELGEELRRPVRKLSLGQRMKAELLAALLHRPSVLFLDEPTLGLDVNAQARVREFLADYNLRTGATVLLTSHYMGDITALCRRVLLIDQGHLFYDGSLQELTQQLAPYREVCCDLGAVYPPEAFAGFGEIESLAGHRLRLLVSRDRLTATISRLLSTFPVLDLEVNDPPVEEIIGRLFREGVVG; encoded by the coding sequence ATCATCGAGGCCCGCGGGCTCGGCAAGTGCTTCCGGGTGGCCGACAAGTCACCCGGCCTGGCTGGAACCCTGCGCCACTTCTTCGCTCGCCGCTTCAAGGACATTCCTGCGGTGCGGGATGTCAGCTTCAGCATCGAGCCCGGCGAGGTGGTGGGCTTCCTGGGGGGCAATGGAGCCGGCAAGACCACCACACTCAAGATGCTCACCGGCCTGATCGAGCCCAGTGCCGGTGAGGTGCGGGTGGCTGGCTTCAGGCCCTTCCGCCGCCAGACGGCCTTCCTGCGGACGATCACCCTGGTGATGGGGCAGAAGCAGCAGTTGATCTGGGACCTCCCCCCGCTCGATTCCCTGCGGGTCAATGCGGCGGTCTACGGCATCAGCGACGCCGAAGCCCGCCGTCGCATCGATGAACTGGCCGAGATGCTGGAGCTGGGGGAGGAGTTGCGCCGGCCTGTGCGCAAGCTCTCGCTCGGCCAGCGCATGAAGGCCGAGCTGCTGGCGGCGCTGCTGCATCGTCCCTCCGTCCTCTTTCTCGACGAACCCACACTCGGGCTGGATGTGAATGCCCAGGCGCGGGTGCGTGAGTTCCTCGCCGATTACAACCTCCGCACCGGCGCCACCGTCCTGCTCACCAGCCATTACATGGGCGACATCACCGCCCTCTGCCGGCGGGTGCTGCTGATCGACCAGGGCCATCTCTTCTATGACGGCAGCCTGCAGGAGCTGACCCAGCAGCTCGCCCCATACCGGGAGGTCTGCTGTGATCTGGGGGCGGTCTACCCGCCGGAGGCGTTCGCTGGTTTCGGCGAAATCGAATCCCTCGCAGGTCACCGGCTGCGGCTGCTGGTGTCACGGGATCGGCTCACGGCCACCATCTCGCGGCTGCTGTCCACCTTTCCCGTGCTCGATCTGGAGGTGAACGATCCGCCGGTGGAGGAGATCATCGGCCGCCTCTTCCGTGAGGGGGTGGTGGGATGA
- the recQ gene encoding DNA helicase RecQ, with amino-acid sequence MTKSTVMPSRFEGSDPLLVLREVFGYDDFRGPQEAIVRHVIAGGSGLVLMPTGGGKSLCYQVPALCREGLTVVVSPLIALMDDQVLALRQAGVRAAALHSGLTSEATGTLWRTLQRGELDLLYVSPERLLGGDLLERLQDRPLALFAIDEAHCVSQWGHDFRPDYLQLEALAQRVPQVPRLALTATADPRTRGEIIERLALEQGRVFLASFDRPNIRYLLRPKQEAREQLLAFLEGFRGEAGIVYARSRSRVDSFTALLQSAGHEAVGYHAGMDAGERSRALSRFRNDAGVVVVATIAFGMGIDKPDVRFVAHLDLPKSLEAYYQETGRAGRDGLPATAWMVHGPGDVPQLRRFIEDSEAEAAQKRIEHGKLDALVGFTEAPGCRRQVLLAHLGETLAEPCGNCDRCLEPQVLEDRTVAAQKALSAVFRTGQRFGAAHLTDVLLGADTARVRSLGHQSLSVYGIGKELDRDQWRTLLRQLTGQGWLEPVPDGRGGLRWGQEARVRALLRGEMTLELPATPTRQDRRRAAERSRSGRPAAELTVATGADAEADTGLVSALRDWRRGQARDQGVPPYVVFHDRTLLELAARRPARLVELGQVSGIGAAKLERYGAAVLAVIQGWEAQA; translated from the coding sequence ATGACGAAGTCCACGGTCATGCCGAGCCGCTTCGAGGGCAGCGATCCGCTGCTGGTGCTGCGGGAGGTGTTCGGCTACGACGACTTCCGTGGTCCGCAGGAGGCGATCGTGCGGCATGTGATCGCCGGCGGCTCCGGTCTGGTGCTGATGCCCACCGGTGGCGGCAAATCGCTCTGCTATCAGGTGCCCGCTCTCTGCCGTGAGGGCCTGACGGTGGTGGTCTCGCCCCTGATCGCTCTGATGGACGATCAGGTGCTGGCCCTGCGCCAGGCCGGGGTGAGGGCGGCGGCGCTGCACTCGGGTCTCACGAGCGAAGCCACCGGCACCCTCTGGCGCACCCTCCAGAGGGGTGAACTGGATCTGCTCTACGTCTCACCGGAGCGGCTGCTGGGCGGAGATCTGCTCGAGCGACTGCAGGACAGACCCCTGGCCCTGTTCGCCATTGATGAGGCCCACTGCGTCTCCCAGTGGGGCCACGACTTCCGCCCCGATTACCTGCAGCTGGAGGCCCTCGCCCAGCGCGTCCCGCAGGTGCCAAGGCTGGCCCTCACGGCCACAGCCGATCCACGCACCCGTGGCGAGATCATCGAGCGCCTGGCCCTCGAGCAGGGGCGGGTGTTCCTGGCCAGCTTCGATCGTCCCAACATCCGCTACCTGCTGCGGCCCAAGCAGGAGGCCAGGGAGCAGCTGCTGGCCTTCCTGGAGGGGTTCCGGGGTGAAGCCGGCATCGTCTACGCCCGCTCACGCAGCCGCGTGGACAGCTTCACCGCCCTGCTGCAGTCCGCCGGCCACGAGGCTGTGGGCTATCACGCCGGGATGGACGCCGGAGAGCGCTCCCGTGCCCTCAGTCGCTTCCGCAACGACGCCGGCGTGGTGGTGGTGGCCACGATCGCCTTCGGAATGGGCATCGACAAACCGGATGTGCGCTTCGTCGCCCATCTGGATCTGCCCAAGAGCCTGGAGGCCTACTACCAGGAAACCGGCCGAGCGGGACGCGACGGACTTCCGGCCACCGCCTGGATGGTGCATGGGCCGGGGGATGTGCCCCAGCTGCGGCGCTTCATCGAGGACTCCGAGGCCGAGGCCGCCCAGAAGCGGATCGAGCACGGCAAGCTCGACGCGCTGGTGGGCTTCACCGAGGCACCGGGCTGCCGTCGCCAGGTGCTGCTCGCCCATCTGGGCGAAACATTGGCTGAGCCTTGCGGGAACTGCGACCGCTGTCTCGAGCCCCAGGTCCTGGAAGACCGGACCGTGGCGGCCCAGAAGGCCCTCTCGGCCGTGTTCCGCACGGGCCAGCGCTTCGGGGCTGCCCACCTCACCGACGTGCTGCTGGGTGCCGACACCGCCCGGGTGCGGTCCCTGGGCCACCAGAGCCTGAGTGTCTACGGCATCGGCAAGGAGCTGGACCGCGACCAGTGGCGGACCCTGCTGCGGCAGCTCACCGGCCAGGGATGGCTGGAGCCGGTGCCCGATGGCCGCGGCGGTCTGCGCTGGGGGCAGGAGGCCCGGGTCCGGGCCCTGCTGCGGGGGGAGATGACCCTGGAGCTGCCCGCCACCCCGACACGCCAGGACCGCAGGCGGGCCGCGGAACGGAGCCGCAGCGGCCGGCCGGCGGCGGAGCTGACGGTGGCGACCGGGGCTGATGCGGAGGCCGACACGGGCCTGGTCAGCGCTCTCAGGGACTGGCGCCGGGGACAGGCCCGTGACCAGGGGGTGCCCCCCTATGTGGTCTTCCACGACCGCACCCTGCTGGAGCTGGCGGCCAGGCGACCGGCCCGTCTGGTGGAGCTGGGACAGGTGAGCGGCATCGGTGCGGCCAAGCTGGAGCGTTATGGCGCGGCGGTGCTGGCGGTGATCCAGGGCTGGGAAGCCCAGGCCTAG
- a CDS encoding Fe2+-dependent dioxygenase — MRFVLEPLLQAHQVEDWSRALSREDTSWLPGADTAGWHARSVKRNHQLDRRSPLHAQLASQVQATLLAHPLMQAAALPVAIHGVLFSRSSVGEGYGSHVDNAFMTGGRSDLSFTLFLSDPETYSGGELVLESPTGEEALRCPAGHALVYPSTQLHRVEPVRDGVRLAAVGWIQSRVRRADQRELLFELDTARRAIFQRDGKDEIFDLISRSYTNLLRQWGE, encoded by the coding sequence ATGCGCTTCGTCCTCGAACCCCTGCTCCAGGCCCACCAGGTGGAGGACTGGAGCAGGGCCCTGAGCCGTGAGGACACCAGCTGGCTGCCGGGAGCTGACACGGCGGGCTGGCATGCCCGCTCCGTCAAGCGCAACCACCAGCTGGACCGGCGCAGCCCGCTGCACGCCCAGCTGGCCAGCCAGGTGCAGGCCACTCTGCTGGCCCATCCCCTGATGCAGGCCGCCGCGCTGCCTGTGGCCATTCACGGCGTGCTGTTCAGCCGCAGCAGCGTGGGCGAAGGCTACGGAAGCCATGTCGACAATGCCTTCATGACCGGCGGCCGCTCCGACCTCTCCTTCACCCTGTTTCTGAGTGATCCGGAGACCTACAGCGGCGGCGAGCTGGTGCTGGAGAGCCCGACGGGGGAGGAAGCCCTGCGCTGCCCGGCAGGTCATGCCCTGGTGTACCCCAGCACCCAGTTGCACCGGGTGGAGCCGGTGCGTGATGGGGTGCGCCTGGCGGCGGTGGGCTGGATCCAGAGCCGGGTGCGCCGGGCGGACCAGCGGGAGCTGCTGTTCGAGCTGGACACGGCCCGTCGGGCGATCTTCCAGCGTGACGGCAAGGACGAGATCTTCGATCTGATCAGCCGCAGCTACACGAACCTGCTGCGTCAGTGGGGAGAGTGA
- a CDS encoding ABC-2 family transporter protein, which translates to MKRTLRLARVLLSVQYAYMLEYRAEIALWALSGLLPLIMLALWSGAGAAADLSLSPAALNRYFLAAFVVRQFTVVWVIHVFEEDSLQGRLSPYLLQPLHPFWRYLAAHIAEQATRVSFVLAIVLAVWLLGAGASGWPPPSTWLLGLLVTHLAFLLRFLLQSVITMACFWSERAAALDRLLLIPYLFLSGLVAPLEAFPPGLRRLAQVTPFPSMVDFPARLLSGGEVNLAGGLVTMAAWMALLLPLYLLLWRAGLRRYAAMGA; encoded by the coding sequence ATGAAACGGACGCTCCGGCTGGCACGGGTGCTGCTCTCGGTCCAGTACGCCTACATGCTCGAGTACCGCGCCGAGATCGCGCTCTGGGCCCTCTCCGGCCTCCTGCCCCTGATCATGCTGGCCCTCTGGAGCGGCGCCGGGGCGGCCGCAGATCTCAGCCTCAGTCCGGCGGCGCTGAACCGCTACTTCCTGGCGGCCTTCGTCGTGCGTCAGTTCACGGTGGTCTGGGTGATCCATGTGTTCGAGGAGGACTCCCTGCAGGGGCGTCTCTCCCCCTACCTGCTGCAACCTCTGCACCCGTTCTGGCGCTACCTGGCCGCCCACATCGCCGAGCAGGCCACGCGGGTGTCCTTCGTCCTGGCGATCGTGCTGGCGGTCTGGCTGCTGGGGGCTGGGGCCAGCGGCTGGCCACCGCCCTCCACGTGGCTGCTGGGCCTGCTGGTGACCCACCTGGCCTTTCTGCTGCGGTTCCTGCTGCAGTCGGTCATCACCATGGCCTGCTTCTGGAGCGAGCGGGCGGCGGCCCTGGATCGCCTGCTGCTGATCCCTTACCTGTTCCTCTCGGGACTGGTGGCGCCGCTGGAGGCCTTTCCCCCCGGCCTGCGCCGCCTGGCGCAGGTCACCCCCTTCCCATCGATGGTCGACTTCCCGGCCAGGCTCCTCTCCGGCGGCGAGGTGAACCTGGCCGGGGGGCTGGTGACGATGGCCGCCTGGATGGCCCTGCTCTTGCCCCTCTATCTGCTGCTCTGGCGCGCCGGACTGCGCCGCTACGCGGCGATGGGGGCCTGA
- the aroB gene encoding 3-dehydroquinate synthase — translation MIPALSVEPTGTAGPSGVDLPVHTIEVALSSQPYPVLIGEGSLARLGPLIRSRGVAAATKVLVVTNPVVDGFYGQRALESLSAAELEPSLLVLDAGEDQKTPASVALIHDAAQARHLERSSLIVALGGGVVGDMAGFAAATWLRGISVVQVPTTLLAMVDASIGGKTGVNHPGGKNLIGAFHQPRLVLIDPSTLATLPPREFRAGMAEVIKYGVIGDPQLFNDLEAAGDLSSLEAVGDSLLQRLLERSAAAKARVVAADEREGGLRAILNYGHTLGHVVETLCGYGTYLHGEAVALGMVAAGDLAVAMGLWSPAEQQRQCALIAKAGLPLHLPPLDPETVLLTLLSDKKVRSGTVRFVLPTAIGEVQIRNDVGEDQIRALLGNKSSQTG, via the coding sequence ATGATCCCCGCGCTTTCGGTCGAGCCCACCGGGACCGCCGGCCCCTCCGGCGTGGACCTTCCCGTCCATACGATCGAGGTGGCCCTCAGCAGTCAGCCTTACCCCGTGCTGATCGGTGAGGGCAGCCTCGCCCGGCTCGGTCCGCTGATCCGCTCCAGGGGAGTGGCGGCCGCCACCAAGGTGCTGGTGGTGACCAACCCGGTGGTGGACGGCTTCTACGGCCAGAGGGCCCTCGAGAGCCTCAGCGCTGCGGAGCTGGAACCCAGCCTGCTGGTGCTGGACGCCGGGGAAGATCAGAAAACGCCAGCCAGCGTGGCCCTGATCCATGACGCGGCCCAGGCCCGGCATCTGGAGCGGAGTTCACTGATCGTGGCCCTCGGCGGCGGAGTGGTGGGGGACATGGCCGGGTTCGCCGCCGCCACCTGGTTGCGCGGGATCTCGGTGGTGCAGGTGCCCACCACCCTGCTGGCGATGGTGGATGCCTCCATCGGCGGCAAAACCGGGGTGAACCATCCCGGCGGAAAGAATCTGATCGGGGCTTTCCACCAGCCCAGGCTGGTGCTGATCGATCCGAGCACCCTGGCCACACTGCCGCCGCGGGAATTCCGCGCGGGGATGGCCGAGGTGATCAAGTACGGGGTGATCGGTGATCCCCAGCTGTTCAACGACCTGGAGGCCGCCGGCGACCTCTCCAGTCTGGAGGCAGTGGGCGACAGCCTGCTGCAACGGCTGCTGGAGCGCTCCGCGGCGGCCAAGGCCCGCGTGGTGGCGGCCGATGAACGGGAAGGAGGCCTGCGCGCCATCCTCAACTACGGCCACACCCTCGGCCACGTCGTGGAGACCCTCTGCGGCTACGGCACGTACCTCCATGGAGAGGCGGTGGCGCTGGGGATGGTGGCAGCCGGTGACCTGGCCGTGGCCATGGGTCTCTGGAGTCCGGCCGAGCAGCAGCGGCAGTGCGCCCTGATCGCCAAGGCCGGCCTGCCATTGCATCTGCCACCCCTTGATCCTGAGACGGTGCTGCTCACCCTCCTGAGCGACAAAAAAGTGAGGAGCGGCACCGTGCGCTTCGTGCTGCCCACCGCCATCGGCGAGGTGCAGATCCGCAACGACGTGGGAGAAGACCAGATCCGGGCGCTGCTCGGGAACAAGAGCTCCCAGACGGGCTGA
- a CDS encoding Nif11-like leader peptide family natural product precursor produces MSQEQLRAFLARVQDDEELRRQVLGSSTADDVARLATSLGFDVSGDELLRASGKRIGRVTITKQDMPGEYS; encoded by the coding sequence ATGTCCCAGGAGCAACTCAGGGCCTTCCTCGCCAGGGTCCAGGACGACGAGGAGCTCAGGCGGCAGGTGCTGGGTTCCTCCACTGCTGATGACGTGGCCAGACTCGCCACCTCCCTGGGCTTCGATGTCTCCGGAGACGAACTGCTGCGGGCCTCGGGCAAGCGCATCGGCAGGGTGACCATCACCAAGCAGGACATGCCCGGCGAATACAGCTGA
- a CDS encoding VIT family protein, which translates to MRHQEQHRTSRVGWLRAAVLGANDGIVSTASLLVGVAAAEADHAAIMLAGAAGLVAGAMSMAAGEYVSVSSQADTEQADLARERQELADDAAAELAELTGIYVHRGLEPALAHEVALQLTRHDALGAHARDELGITDSLAARPVQAALTSAAMFSIGAALPLGTAAFLPASRIGVVVSLTSLLFLGLLGGVSARAGGARLSTAILRVTIWGALAMGATALIGFLLGVSP; encoded by the coding sequence ATGCGCCATCAGGAGCAGCACCGCACGTCCCGGGTGGGCTGGCTGCGGGCTGCGGTGCTCGGGGCCAATGACGGCATTGTCTCCACCGCCAGCCTGCTGGTGGGGGTGGCGGCGGCCGAGGCCGACCATGCCGCGATCATGCTGGCCGGAGCGGCCGGACTGGTGGCCGGAGCGATGTCGATGGCGGCCGGTGAATACGTGTCGGTGAGTTCCCAGGCCGACACCGAGCAGGCCGACCTGGCCAGGGAGCGTCAGGAGCTCGCCGATGACGCGGCTGCGGAGCTGGCCGAGCTCACCGGCATCTACGTGCATCGGGGCCTGGAGCCCGCCCTGGCCCATGAGGTGGCGCTGCAGCTCACCCGTCACGATGCCCTCGGAGCCCATGCCCGCGATGAACTGGGCATCACCGACTCCCTCGCCGCCCGGCCCGTCCAGGCCGCTCTGACTTCGGCAGCGATGTTCTCGATCGGGGCGGCGCTGCCCCTGGGCACGGCCGCTTTCCTGCCCGCCTCCAGAATCGGGGTGGTGGTCTCGCTCACCTCGCTGCTGTTCCTGGGGCTGCTGGGCGGGGTCTCTGCCAGGGCCGGTGGCGCCAGACTGAGCACCGCCATCCTTCGGGTCACCATCTGGGGGGCTCTGGCGATGGGAGCCACGGCCCTGATCGGCTTCCTGCTGGGGGTCTCCCCCTGA
- a CDS encoding ABC transporter permease, protein MGRYARTLREFWVSALAMELEYPANALIELLSVLGNLAGSVVVLALFYGRGHGLGGWSWDEALVVLGVYTLLDGFSSTLLQPNLGAIVNHVRTGSLDFVLLKPIDSQFWLSARSFSPWGLPGLLAGLGLIVLAAGRAGATPSLLTLLGTALLLLCSALILYSLWFALAATSIWFVKVWNATEVLRSTLVAGRFPVSAYPPALRTLFTLVLPVAFLTTVPAEAILGRATLPWVLASLGMAVVALGLSRGLWRHALRYYTSASS, encoded by the coding sequence ATGGGGCGCTATGCACGCACCCTGAGGGAGTTCTGGGTCTCGGCGCTGGCGATGGAACTGGAGTATCCGGCCAACGCGTTGATCGAGCTGCTCTCGGTGCTCGGCAACCTGGCCGGCAGCGTGGTGGTGCTGGCGCTGTTCTATGGCCGTGGCCATGGCCTCGGGGGCTGGAGCTGGGATGAGGCCCTGGTGGTGCTGGGGGTCTACACCCTGCTCGATGGCTTCAGCAGCACCCTGCTCCAGCCCAACCTGGGGGCGATCGTGAATCATGTGCGCACCGGCAGCCTCGATTTCGTGCTGCTGAAGCCGATCGACAGTCAGTTCTGGCTCTCGGCCCGAAGCTTCTCCCCCTGGGGCCTGCCAGGTCTGCTGGCGGGGCTGGGGCTGATCGTGCTGGCAGCGGGACGGGCGGGGGCCACCCCATCGCTGCTCACTCTGCTGGGCACCGCTCTGCTGCTCCTGTGCAGCGCCCTGATCCTCTACAGCCTCTGGTTCGCGCTGGCGGCCACCAGCATCTGGTTCGTGAAGGTGTGGAATGCCACGGAGGTGCTGCGCAGCACGTTGGTGGCAGGCCGCTTTCCCGTCAGTGCCTATCCCCCTGCTCTGCGCACGCTGTTCACCCTGGTGCTGCCGGTGGCCTTCCTCACCACCGTGCCGGCGGAAGCGATCCTGGGCCGAGCCACCCTTCCCTGGGTGCTGGCCAGCCTGGGGATGGCTGTAGTGGCCCTTGGCCTCAGCCGTGGCCTGTGGCGCCATGCCCTGCGCTACTACACCTCGGCGTCCAGTTGA
- a CDS encoding pentapeptide repeat-containing protein, with protein sequence MAAPLRSLVQGLVAWLGCGLLALLLLLPAAPAPAAMDYAKQVLIGADFHDADLRGVTFNLTNLRDANLSGADMRNASLFGAKLQDADMHGVDLREATLDSAVLEGTDLRDAVLEDAFAFNTKFVNVAIEGADFTNVPLRGDVLTSLCAMASGTNPVTGRVTRDTLGCP encoded by the coding sequence ATGGCTGCCCCGCTGCGTTCACTGGTCCAGGGCCTGGTGGCCTGGCTGGGCTGTGGCCTGCTGGCGCTGCTGCTGTTGCTGCCTGCCGCTCCGGCCCCTGCCGCGATGGACTACGCCAAACAGGTGCTGATCGGCGCTGATTTCCATGACGCTGATCTGCGCGGAGTCACGTTCAATCTCACCAATCTGCGCGACGCCAATCTCTCCGGCGCCGACATGCGCAACGCCAGCCTGTTCGGCGCCAAGCTCCAGGACGCCGACATGCACGGCGTCGATCTGCGCGAGGCCACCCTGGATTCGGCGGTGCTGGAGGGCACCGATCTGCGCGACGCCGTGCTGGAAGATGCCTTCGCGTTCAACACCAAGTTCGTGAACGTGGCGATCGAGGGGGCTGATTTCACCAATGTGCCCCTGCGCGGGGATGTGCTCACCTCCCTGTGCGCCATGGCCAGCGGCACCAATCCCGTCACGGGACGTGTCACCCGCGACACCCTCGGCTGTCCCTGA
- a CDS encoding phosphotransferase enzyme family protein — MSDPVPPIVDASGALTAIAERFDLGGPVRGIEPLGQGNVNDTYLVRLGEPARPAAVLQRVNTGVFSSPELVMANLVAFSDHVARRLLEPPRELEGRRWVVPRVFQARADGRPWVWEGSSFWRALGYVERAQSLERIGHSGHAREVGFGLGMFHRLISDLPADHLADTLEGFHITPSYLRQFDQVIAQLGTSPDPELSDCLTFVEQRRSLVPVLEQAKAAGILRERPIHGDPKINNVMLDLEGDQAVALVDLDTVKPGLVHYDIGDCLRSACNPLGEDIADWRAVHFDVSLCEALLGGYGSVASSFLTPADYDHIAVAIRLISFELGLRFLTDHLAGDLYFKTRYRGHNLLRARVQFRLTESIEEQEAAIEAVVAAIR; from the coding sequence ATGAGTGATCCGGTGCCTCCCATCGTCGACGCCAGCGGGGCACTTACGGCGATTGCCGAGCGCTTCGACCTCGGTGGCCCGGTCAGGGGCATCGAACCCCTGGGCCAGGGCAACGTCAACGACACCTACCTGGTGCGGCTGGGGGAGCCGGCCCGGCCCGCCGCCGTGCTGCAACGGGTGAACACCGGGGTGTTCTCAAGCCCAGAACTGGTGATGGCCAACCTGGTGGCCTTCAGCGATCATGTGGCCAGACGGCTGCTCGAACCTCCCAGGGAACTGGAGGGGCGCCGCTGGGTGGTGCCACGGGTGTTCCAGGCCCGCGCCGATGGCCGGCCCTGGGTGTGGGAAGGCTCCAGCTTCTGGCGTGCTCTGGGCTACGTGGAGCGGGCTCAATCCCTGGAGCGGATCGGTCACAGCGGCCATGCCCGTGAAGTCGGCTTCGGACTGGGCATGTTTCACCGGCTGATCAGTGATCTGCCCGCGGACCACCTGGCCGACACCCTGGAGGGATTCCACATCACCCCCAGCTATCTGCGTCAATTCGACCAGGTGATCGCCCAGCTCGGAACCTCCCCCGACCCAGAGCTCAGCGACTGTCTGACCTTCGTGGAGCAGCGTCGCTCTCTGGTGCCGGTGCTCGAGCAGGCCAAGGCGGCAGGGATCCTGCGTGAGCGCCCGATCCACGGCGATCCGAAGATCAACAACGTCATGCTTGATCTGGAGGGAGACCAGGCCGTCGCCCTCGTTGATCTCGACACCGTCAAACCCGGCCTGGTGCACTACGACATCGGCGACTGCCTGAGATCGGCCTGCAATCCCCTGGGAGAGGACATTGCCGACTGGAGAGCGGTGCACTTCGATGTGAGTCTCTGTGAAGCGTTGCTCGGGGGATACGGCAGCGTGGCCAGCTCCTTCCTCACTCCCGCCGACTACGACCACATCGCTGTGGCGATTCGCCTGATCAGCTTCGAGCTGGGGTTGCGCTTCCTCACGGATCATCTCGCCGGGGATCTCTACTTCAAGACCCGCTACAGAGGTCACAATCTGCTGCGGGCACGGGTTCAGTTCCGGCTCACCGAGAGCATCGAGGAGCAGGAGGCGGCCATTGAGGCCGTTGTGGCGGCGATCCGATGA